Proteins found in one Verrucomicrobiia bacterium genomic segment:
- a CDS encoding glycosyltransferase family 39 protein, with protein sequence MIATTEELHLPLLSRSVRRCPRWLWIALAIASTVCLAGVVTLAGPLHSAIQIGGDEFFEVNKGLLWAKGFRLYKEVWNDQPPLHTIMLGMAFRWFGPTIGVARALAVWFGLLLWAALFSLVKRHSGKVGAFTALACLIAAPQVLMLSVSVMLEAPAIAVGLCAVWAVFEWEENRHPAMLAFSGLLLAAAMQIKLTAGIVAPALALQILLASRGESKLALALDGLRTLAFWGFAFLASFVALGFALGESFDLLWTSHFSSDIVQELNEENNCSFSFQFITDHTEAIWGVAAAVFIAAARREWRTVAFPLSMLLTVMAIHLHHRPWWPYYYLHFAVPIAWLTGYAVAGFLGTDEYPTAGVPLGSTGNRLMAAGLITLLVFSGGSRLVSEVERILHLPKVEDSALLAKMKYYGPNTRWTFADGAGILPFHARLLVIPQLAVIPATRVWSGRISEAEVLALVKRYRPEQLLLTESKLGVCLNGLAETEYVCVQKSGKSRLFVSKSIFDSRKGPAR encoded by the coding sequence TTGATCGCAACAACAGAAGAACTGCACTTGCCGCTGCTTTCGCGCAGCGTGCGGCGCTGCCCTCGGTGGCTATGGATTGCCCTCGCCATCGCCAGTACCGTTTGTCTCGCCGGAGTTGTGACCCTTGCGGGGCCGCTTCACTCGGCGATCCAGATTGGAGGAGACGAGTTCTTCGAGGTGAACAAGGGGCTCCTGTGGGCGAAGGGCTTTCGGCTGTATAAGGAGGTGTGGAACGATCAGCCGCCACTACACACGATTATGCTAGGCATGGCGTTCAGATGGTTCGGCCCCACGATAGGGGTGGCCCGAGCCCTGGCTGTGTGGTTCGGGCTGTTATTGTGGGCAGCCCTCTTTTCTTTGGTGAAACGGCACTCAGGCAAAGTTGGAGCGTTCACGGCTCTGGCCTGCCTTATTGCGGCGCCGCAGGTATTGATGCTGAGCGTGTCCGTTATGCTGGAGGCGCCTGCCATAGCAGTGGGGCTTTGCGCGGTTTGGGCTGTATTCGAATGGGAGGAGAACAGGCATCCGGCAATGCTCGCCTTCTCCGGTCTCTTGCTTGCCGCCGCCATGCAAATCAAATTGACGGCCGGTATCGTTGCCCCGGCGCTGGCGCTACAAATCCTGCTGGCCTCAAGAGGAGAGAGCAAACTCGCGCTCGCGCTTGATGGTTTGCGAACCCTGGCATTCTGGGGCTTTGCGTTTCTTGCCTCCTTTGTGGCACTCGGGTTTGCGTTGGGCGAGAGTTTCGACCTGCTTTGGACCTCGCATTTTTCCTCGGATATCGTGCAGGAACTGAATGAAGAGAACAACTGCAGCTTTTCATTCCAGTTTATAACGGATCACACGGAAGCCATTTGGGGAGTTGCCGCCGCCGTTTTCATCGCTGCTGCGCGCCGGGAGTGGCGGACTGTGGCCTTTCCGCTTTCCATGCTCCTGACCGTTATGGCGATACACCTTCACCATAGGCCGTGGTGGCCCTACTATTATCTGCACTTCGCCGTCCCTATCGCCTGGCTGACAGGCTATGCTGTCGCTGGTTTCCTGGGAACGGATGAATATCCAACGGCCGGAGTCCCGCTTGGCTCAACCGGAAACCGCCTTATGGCTGCGGGCCTCATAACACTGCTGGTTTTCAGCGGGGGTTCTCGCTTGGTTTCCGAAGTGGAGCGGATACTACACCTGCCGAAGGTAGAGGACAGCGCGCTTCTGGCGAAGATGAAATACTACGGCCCGAACACCAGGTGGACCTTTGCCGATGGAGCCGGGATTCTACCCTTCCACGCCCGGTTGCTGGTCATCCCGCAGCTCGCTGTGATTCCAGCAACGCGGGTTTGGTCCGGCAGAATTTCCGAGGCGGAGGTTCTTGCACTCGTAAAACGCTACCGCCCTGAGCAGCTTTTGTTGACCGAGTCAAAACTGGGGGTGTGTTTGAACGGCCTCGCAGAAACAGAATATGTCTGTGTCCAGAAATCCGGGAAGTCGCGTTTGTTCGTCAGTAAATCCATTTTCGATTCTCGAAAAGGGCCGGCCAGGTGA
- a CDS encoding GtrA family protein produces MNAAILTFGKWVRLRQFVKFCLVGGSGVIVDMTVLRCLVGALGWNLSLSKFCSAEFAMLSNFALNEVWTFRGHITGAGNGFGLFGRLVKFQAICGAGIGFAVLLLNLFYRLLGLNLYAANLLAILMVTVWSFWMNARYNWGQPRRAIREGQEES; encoded by the coding sequence ATGAACGCAGCCATTCTAACATTCGGAAAATGGGTTCGCCTGAGACAATTCGTAAAATTCTGCCTGGTTGGAGGCAGCGGCGTGATCGTGGACATGACGGTCCTTCGCTGCCTTGTGGGGGCGCTGGGGTGGAACCTGAGCCTAAGCAAGTTCTGCTCGGCAGAATTCGCCATGTTGAGCAACTTCGCCCTCAATGAGGTGTGGACGTTTCGCGGACATATCACGGGTGCAGGTAATGGATTTGGCCTGTTCGGCCGCCTCGTGAAGTTCCAGGCCATTTGCGGCGCTGGGATTGGTTTCGCTGTCCTGCTTCTGAACTTATTCTACCGCCTGCTTGGGTTAAACCTTTACGCCGCGAACCTTCTGGCCATTCTGATGGTGACGGTCTGGAGTTTCTGGATGAACGCGCGATATAATTGGGGCCAGCCGCGGCGCGCGATCAGAGAGGGACAGGAGGAGAGCTAA